Sequence from the Methanosarcina siciliae T4/M genome:
CGATCAGGATGTCCGAAAAACCGATAATGGAATTCAAAGGCGTCCGCAGCTCATGGCTCATATTGGCAAGGAATTCGCTCTTTGTACAGCTGGCTGCCTCAGCTTCCAATTTTGCCTGGAGCAGTTTCTCTTCGGAACGCCTGTGTGCCGTAATATCGAGCCCTGTTTGCAGGAAGCCGGTTACTTTTCCTTCTTCATCCTTAATCAGATTCATACGGATCATCCAGACTTTTCCGTCGGGGGTGGCTACCTCTCCTGTGTTCTCTTTTCCGGACTCAAGCGCCTTTTGTGCAAGAGCTCTCCCGGAAACCGCATCGGACATTGGAGAAAGTTCCTCATAACTGTGTCCAATAATGTTTTCGAGTTTAAGGCCTGCGTAATCAAGAGAAGCCCTGTTTGCCCAGACTATTTTCAACTCAAGATCCATAAAGATCACGAGTTCGCTGAGAGAGTTGAGAATAACTTTCTTCTCATGTTCCTGAGCTTTAACTTTATCGGAATTTAACTTCAGACGGTCAAGCATCCGGTTAATTCCTTCAGTCAACCTTGAAAGCTCGTCATCTCCCTCCATAATACAGTGTGCCGAGAAATCTTCGTCCTTTCCCACTTTGTCTACAAAAGTATCAATAGCAACAAGCCTGGATACAACCTCCCTGTCAAGGAGGAACTTACAGCCTGCACCGACCATGAGACCGGAAAAAAGGAGGAAAAAAACTATATACTTAAGAGACTTTCTGCCCTCCTCATAGATATTCCTGTCAGCAGTCGTCCTAACCATGATGGCCGGGTTTCCGTTAATGTCCCTGTGGATAAAATAACCTGCTAACCTGTCTCCTTCTACGTCTACAAGGTGTGTGAGATTTTCATTTCCATTTTCTAAAAAAGCTTGATGAAATTCAGGAGGCGCGTTATCAGGCCCGTAAAATAAAACCGGATTTCCCGTAATTTTCTGGATTGACTCAACGAAACCGGAATCCAGCTTCTTTCCCAGAACAATTGTTCCGATCGTTTCACTGTTATCGGGTGCTGCAGACACGGGACAGCAGGAAACGATTACAGGTCCGTTTTCCAGCAGGAGTAGTCCGCTTAAAGGACTCAGCCTCTCCCTGAAGAGAAGATCCCCCTCATTGATTTTCCGGTAGAATTCATGAATAATTAAGTCACTGGAAACATTACTGGAATTTTTTGAGTCCGATACCTGAGAGTATATCATAGTCCCCGAACTATTGACGAAAAAAACAAAGTCGCATCCGTTCAAAATAAAAAGATCGGAGAGTAAAGTTCCGCCAAGATCTTCCGGATTCTCACTTACAATGAAAGCCCGGATATCTTCCCTTGAAGCCAGGGCAGAGTTTGTCTCTTCCAGCTGTATGATCTGGAAATGAATAACATTTTGTACACTTTCCACATTTTCAATTGCCTCTTTTTCCTCCAGACTGGAAAAACTTGAATCAAGGATATTCTGTGATGCAAAAATAACGACCGAAGTAAGAAGGGCAAAAATTATGTAGATAATAACAAAAATTTTTTTACTTACATTCATATTTTAAACTCTGCAGGGTTAAAACTGGATAGGGGGTATAAATATAATTGAAGAAGGCAAGATTGTGATGACAAATATATAAACATTCCACACACATAGTATAAAAGTTTAATCTGAGTGGATATGTATAAGGAAGAATAAAGCCCTATTATCTGAAAAGAGGGATAAAAATGAATTTTAGAAAAAAAGATATTAAATAAGAATTAAGACAATAATTTACCAAAAATATTAACTGCCATATAAAATTACGTTCACACGGAATTTACTTTCAAAAACATAAATTTTCGAGATCGCTTTTCTTGTTCAATTTTCTAGTTCAGTTTTCCCTTTAACCTTTCCTTTAACCTTCTATTTCAGCTCCTTCGAGCTACCTTTCCAACTATTAGGGTCACTGCTTATTCTTAATCGGTTTCCCTCAAGCCAGGTCACCATTTAAAGAATCTTGTTACCCAGCCTACATTTTTTCTCAGGAGATATTTCCTGAGTTCATCGGTCCCAAGCAGGAAAACCGCAAAAGGAACGGCAAGCAGCATGTACTTGAAGTCAATGGGGGCGGTATTGAAGATAAGGTTAGCAACCGGGTTCCAGATAATGAGGGCAAGAATCAGGAGTTCACTTGCAATTCCCAGGAGAACCATGCGATTGCTGAAAAGGCCCATTGAAAATACGGACTGGAACCTGGTTCTTGAAACAAATACATTGGCAATCTGGCAGATAATTACGGCTGAGAAGAAAGCGGTTATTGCTTGCATATAAATGAGATCACTGTTTGCAAGCTGTTCGCCGAAAGTCCAGCCTCCTCCAAAAAGTACGGCAAAATAACAGAAGAAACCTGCAGCAGCTTCTATGGGTCCCTTCACCCCGTAGGACGTAAAAAGCACCTGCGAGGTTAATAATTTTTCATCCCGTGGTCTGGGGGGTCTCTTCATGATATCGCCCTCTCCTTTTTCCACCCCCAGCGCAATGGCAGGCAGGATATCAGTCCCGAGATCGATTGCCAGGATAAGCTGAACAGTCATGGGGAGGGGAATTGAAAAGAGAACAAAGGCTATGAACGGCAGGATTTCGGGGATGTTACTCGTAAGGATGTAAGCAATAAACTTCTTTATGTTATCAAAAACGGTTCTGCCTTCTTCGACGGCGTTTACTATCGTAGCAAAATTATCGTCCAGAAGTACCATGTCGGCAGCCTCGCGGGCCACATCCGTGCCGCTGCCCATGGCTACCCCCATATCGGCATTTTTTATAGCAGGAGCATCGTTCACCCCATCGCCGGTCATGGTCACGATCTCGCCTTCAGCCTGAAAGAGCTGTACAATTTTCAGTTTCTGTACAGGGGAGGTCCGGGCAAAAACAATGCTTGGATTTTTGAGCCGCGATGCAAGCTCTGTGCGGGAAAGGGCTTTCAGCTCGTCTCCGGTAATGATCTCAGGAGTCCCGAATGCTGCAAGCCCTACATCTCTAGCTATTGATTCTGCAGTAACCGGGTGATCGCCTGTGATCATGACAACTTTGATCCCTGCTGCATGGCATTTTGCAATAGCTTCTCTGGCTTCAGGACGCGGAGGGTCTATAATTCCGATGAAACCAAGGAAAATGAAATCTCCTGTATACTCTTTTTGGGATTCTGCCTGTCTGAAGGCGAGGGCAATTATCCTTTCTCCCTTTTCTGCCAGCTTCAGGTGCCTGTCAAGAAGCTCTTTTTGCCCGGTTTCATCCAGTTTTCGGAGTTCTCCGGACTCCAGAACCGACCCGCACATCTGCACAACAACTTCGGGAGCGCCTTTAAGGTAGACCTCAAGTTTGCCTTCGGGTGTGCGGCAGACAACTTCCATCCTGCGGGTAAGAGAATCGAAAGGAAACTCCTCCTGTCTCGGATACTCGCGCTGGAGAGCCTTTACATCTACGAAACCATTCGCAAAAACTAGAAGTGCCCCTTCGGTCGGGTCCCCGGTATATCCGGGAGGAGCTTCGTAAAGCTTTGCATTATTACAGAGCCCTGCAACCCTTATGAAAATCGGAGGGATCTTTTCCGGAGCCCAGCCGGGATTTCCTGTAAGTTCTTTTGCGCCCGACTCACCGCCTTCCTGAGGACTGGAAGGTTTTTCCTTTTCCAGACTTTCAAACCCCAGGATAAGAGAATTTACTGCCATCCTGTTCTGGGTCAGGGTTCCGGTCTTGTCCGTACAGATCACAGTAGTTGAGCCGAGAGTCTCTACGGACTCAAGCTGCTTTATAAGGGCATTACGGGTAGCCATTCTTCTGGAAGCAAGGCTTAGAGCAAGCGTAACTGTGGGCAAGAGCCCTTCCGGAACATTGGCAACAATGATCCCTATAGCAAAGATAAGGCTTGCAAGAAAGATGTCCTGGAGAAAAAATGCGAGCAGGAAAAAAGTAATTCCAAGGAAAATCGCAATTGCTGAAATAATCTTTATGAAATGGTTGAGTTCCTTCCGGATAGGAGTATCTACGGAGGTGGTCTGCTCCGTAAGCGTTGCCAGGCTTCCGATCTGCGTGTCCTGTCCGGTTCCGAAAATAATGGCTTTACCATTCCCGCTCTGTACAAGAGTTCCGGAAAAGACCATATTCCGGCATTCCAGCATATCTTCATGAGTACACTCTATAGAGCGCAACTGCGGCTCGGATTCTCCGGTCAGGGCAGAATTGTCCACTTTCAGGGCATTGGTCTCAATTAACCGTCCATCTGCAGGGACCTTATCTCCCTCTTCGAGCAGGATGACGTCCCCCACCACAAGCTCTGAAGCCAGAACGTCACGTACCTTTCCGTCCCTGAGAACTTTTGCATGAGGGGGTAGAAGCTGCCGGAAACTTTCCATTGTCTTTGCAGCCTGGTACTCCTGTACAAACGTGAAAGTCCCGTTAAGGAAAACGACCCCGACAAGCGCAACTCCTATATATAGATTTCCCTGCCCGGGGTCAAGGTATTCGCCAAGAAAAGATAGGAGGGCTCCTACCGTCAGCAGGATGGAGAAAAAATTGCGGAACTGCCGGATGTATCTCTTAAATATACTTTCTTTTCCGCTTTCTTCAAGGACATTTGGACCGCACTCCTCGAGTCTGCGGGTAGCTTCCTGTCCACTGAGCCCGTTTTCATTTACATCTAGCCTCTGCAGGAATTCAGAGTAAGAAATTAAATGTTCATCGCCTCGAGGAGAACATATCTGATTTTTATTTCCAGCCAACTCCTTTTTCATCGAATCCCCTTTAATTCAATGCAACACAAGAATAAGAAACTTAACGGTACGAGCCTGTAGAATGCAGAAAAAATAATCCGAAATTATCAATTTTCTGATGCCGGGATTTAATGAAATCTCTGCCGTTTCGGAACCGAAGAGTAGAGAAAACAGAAGACTAAGATGGATTGGAAGAGACAGGGGCCTGAACAATATGGTGAAAATTTGTTAAGGGATGTATCAAAAAAAAGACAAAGAAAAATTCCTGACAATTATTTTTTATAATTTGATAACGAAAAAAATATCCGTATCCTAGTTCAGATGAGTGGCCTGAGAATTGTTTTTACGGCCAGCATTCTCATTCCTCCTCATGTGAGACAAAAAAGGTGATACAGAAGGCACTATCAGATCCCATTTACCCGTGTAAATTACAGTTTTTTAATATGTTTTGAACCCCGGATACTCTAGTCTGGAGTATGAAACATTTTGGATTGAAAAGGTCTATATAATATTGTCAAGTAGACAATAAAATTGCAATAAAAATATATGTACTAAGATAAAAGTTACAAAGATAGAAGTAAAAAAGGTATGACCGATATGAGCGAATTCACACTTAAAACAAGACTTTTAGCCGCCCTGAAAGGCGAATCTGTTGACAAAGTACCTGTTTGTTCCGTGACCCAGACCGGAATTGTAGAACTCATGGACGAAGTCGGTGCCCCCTGGCCTGAAGCCCACACCAACCCCGAGCTTATGGCAAAGCTGGCACTCGCCAACTACGAACTCAGCGGACTTGAAGCCGTAAGGGTTCCCTATTGCCTTACTGTCCTTGTAGAAGCCATGGGCTGTGAGATCAACATGGGTACCAAGAACAGGCAGCCCTCTGTTACCGGTCACCCCTTCCCCAAAGCCCTCGATGGCGCAGCCGTACCTGCAGATCTCCTGCAGAAGGGCAGAATCCCGGCAGTCCTCGAAGCAATCAAGATCATCAGGGAAAAAGTCGGCCCTGACGTGCCAATCGTTGGCGGTATGGAAGGTCCTATCACAGTCGCTTCTGACCTTGTAAGTGTAAAATCCTTCATGAAATGGTCCATTAAAAAACCTGACCTCTTTGAACAGTCTCTTGACCTCGCAACTGAAGCTTCAATCATCTATGCAAACGCCATGGTAGAAGCCGGTGCAGACATTATTGCTATTGCAGACCCTGTCGCATCCCCTGACCTTATGAGCCCTGACTCCTTCAAGCAGTACCTCCAGTCCAGGCTGCAGAAGTTCTCCTCCGGCGTTAACGGCGTAACTGTCCTTCACGTCTGCGGAAACGTGAACCCGATCCTCAGCTACATGGCAGACTGCGGTTTTGAAGGTCTCAGCGTTGAAGAAAAGATCGGCAGCGTAAAGAAAGCAAAGGAAGTCATAGGAACCAGAGCAAGGTTAGTAGGAAACATTTCCAGCCCCTTCACCCTGCTGCCCGGCCCTATTGACAAGATCAAAGCCGAATCCAAGCAGGCCCTTGAAGACGGTGTCGATGTACTCGCCCCGGGCTGTGGTATTGCACCCATGACCCCTCTCGAGAACATCAAAGCCATGGTCGAAGCAAGAAACGAATTCTACGCCTGAAAAAGCATAAAAATCCTTTATTTTTCTACGGGCAGATCCCGGAGCTCTAAAGCAATCCGGACTCCGGAATTATTCTGCCCCTGTTCATATTTTTCTTAACTTTGCCAGGGAGGGACCTCAGGGATGAGGAGATCCGAAACCAGGCCCCTAACAGGCTGTCGGTTCAGGAGATCCGGGCAAGGGATGCAGTAAAACCCATAAGTGCAGCTTATACATTACGACACTTATTGAATTTATTCAAATTAACAAATGATGGGATAATTAAGCTAAGTATGTGCAGTTGAGTAAATCTTAAACTTTTTTGGAGGAGGTTAAGATATGAGAACAGGAGTTGCAATTGACCTGGGCACCAGCGGATTCAGAGCTCAGAAAATTGACCTGGAAAGCGGCGAGATTAAGAAAACCGTGATAACTCTCCGGAACCCTCTGCCGGGAGCAAACGTGATGGACCACCTTGACTTTGCGATCCACTACGGACTTGACAAAGCTCATGGGCTCTCAGCAACAGCGGTCAAAAATATCCTTACGGAACTCGGAGCAAAACCCGAAGAGATGGAGAAGTTCTCAATTTGCGGAAACCCGATCCAGCTTTCTATCTTTCAGGGAATTCCTATCGAAGACCTGGCATACGCAGGCGAGCGTAAGAAGCAGAAGTATCACATTGAAGAACAGAACAGAGACGCCAGGGTAGTCCCTCTTGCTGAAATTGTGGGGTTTGAAGAATTTAAGAACTGCAAATTGTTTGTGCCCCCTGCCATTAAACACGAGGTCGGAGCCGACGCCCTTGCCCTAATAGTTAAGGCAGGCATGGTCGAGAGCGATGAAGTCGCAATCGCTACGGACTACGGGACAAACGCCGAAATGGCCCTGAAATCAAACGGGGTTATTTACACCGGATCGGCTGCGGCCGGGCCTGCTCTCGAAGGCCAGGAAATAGAATACGGATCCATTGCCTCCCCGCACACTATCTGTGATGTCGAATTTGAAGGAGAGAACCTGCGCTGTTATGTGCTTGATCGGGACATGAAAACAACCATGGGAGATCTTGTAAACCCGAAGACCGGAGAGGTTGTGGAAAAAGGAGAGGTCACTGCAAAAGGAATTACAGGAACAGGAGTTATTGCTCTTATCGAAGCCGGGATGAGGAACAAACTGATAGTTCTTCCGAAAATTCAGACTCCTGAAAAAATAATTCACCTCCAGAACGGGATTAAATTCACCGAAAAAGACCTTATCGCTGCCGGAAGAGCCATAGGAGCCCTCCGGGCGGGGCACATCACACTCTGTTCAGCTGCTGGAATTGAAATGGAAGACCTCAAAGTAGCCCATATGTCAGGAGCTGCCGGGACTTACATGGATGCTGCAAAAGCCCATCAAGTAGGAATGATCCCGTACAATGCCAATTATGTCTCCCAGATCGGAAACACCTCTCTGACCGTTGCCAGAGAAATCCTGCTTTCCGAAGAAAGGCTCTGGGAGCTGCAGACAATTGCAAAGGAAATAGTGGGCACACATGTGATGTTTGCAACCTCCGAAGCCTTTAAGGAAGCTTATCTACTGGAACTTGCCTACTGGAACGAGGGTATGGCATTCAAAATGCTCCAGAAGTTCCTGAAAAAGAAAAAACTCCCGATGATCAGCGAACCTTCAACTATCCTGAAAATCGACCGCCAGGTCGAAAGGGATATTCCGGAACTCGGAGAAGAAGGGCTTGAAGTGCTCGAAAAAGTCGGGACCTACCTTACCATGGTCATTGAGGATTGCCAGGGCTGCAAGAAGTGTGCAAAGGTATGCCCGAACGGAGCTCTCAGAATGGAGGATAACGGGTTTGTGAAAATAAGGACCGACCTCTGTGACGGAGCAAACTGCCAGCGCTGCCTGCATGCCTGCCCTGATGACAGGTTCAAATGGGAAAACCTGACTGTTGCAGGACTTTGAACAGGAAAAAAGAAGGTAGAAACAAAAAAGAAAAGCACAATTTATTAACGCTGAAATCCTGTGGCTGCATAGCAGGATTGCAACTTTGCAGTGTGCAGCCCATTTTCATTTCTCCACGGGCTAATTTTTGATAAAAAAGTGAGTTTTGCTCGAACAGACTGATTATGGTTTTTATCGGCAAATTTTTCAGGTGGACCGGATTACGGAGATTTCTGATCCGTAAAACCCTGTTCAACGTATTGTATAGTTAATTTTTGTTTCAAGTTTCTTCATCATTTAAGATATGCAGTTAATTCTGCAATTCTTCTAATTTATCGGCAAAAAATTTGGGAGACAAAAAGGGATTGAGAGACACAAAAAAGGAATTGAAAGACACAAAAATATTTAGATGGACCCCAATTTAGAGATAAAACAATATACTTTGAGGATAGAAAAGTTGACGTTTATATCCGGACCAGAGGTCTTTGGGTTTGCATTCCGTCCATGAAACAGAAAAAAATCCAGTAAGTAAAGAAATGGCAGAAAACGGAGGATAGAAAAGTGGAAGTCATTGTTGTTGGAGGTTTCCTGGGAAGCGGGAAGACAACCACCATTATCAATATGGGTAAGTACCTGGCAGAAAAAGGAAAAAAAGTTGCCATTATTGTAAATGAGATCGGCGAAGTAGGGATTGACGGGGACGTGATCAACAGGTTCGGGTTCGATACCAAGGAGATTACAAGCGGATGTATCTGCTGTACCCTGAAAGTCGGGCTGAGGACAACAATGAACCTTCTGACAAAAGAATACAAGCCCGATATCGTGATGATCGAACCCACAGGAATTGCGTTCCCGAACGTTATCAGGACCGAAGTCGAACTTATGAATCTTGGAGAAGATGTAAAAGTTGCCCCCCTCGTGACCCTGATCGACGGCAGCCGCTTCAAGAATCTGATGAAAGAGGTAAAAGAATTTGCCATGAGGCAGATTATTGATGCCGAAATTCTGGGGATAAACAAGGTGGACCTGATAGAACCTATCCGGATCCCGATCCTTGAAGCTTCGGTGCAGCAGCTGAACCCCAAAGCCAGGGTGGTTTTGCTTTCAGGAAAGGATACGGGGGAAAGGTTTAAGAATTTCATGCAGCTGGTTCTTCCTGAGATCAAGGAAAATCAGGAAAAAACTCAGGTAACCACCCAGAAAGAAAAGCCCGTACCTTCTGAAATTCAGGAAACCGAGGATTCCATCAAAGCTTCCGGGGTCGGCAGCTATGCTGCAGAGTTTGAAATAAAGGATGGAGGGAATCTGAGCACGGAGGCTTCAAGGGAGCTCACTACTGAATTGATGAATACGATAAAAGAAAAAGTTCTGGAGCTGAACCCCGAATTTTTAGGACATATCAAACTCTTTTTGGACAACGGGATGGAAACCGTAAAACAAAGCGTGACCATCTATTATGAAGAGCCCCAGGAAGAGATAATTAAGTCAAAAGAAGGCTCCACCCCGACATTCAAAATCCTCTCCGCTGTTTCAAACGTTGAGAAGGAAGCTCTGAAAGATGCTGTGAACAGTTCGGTACACGAAACCTTTGAGAAAAAGGGAATAGATGTACATAAAGTAGAAAATGGACATGATCATGAACATGAGCATCACGAACATGAGCATCACGGACATGAGCATCACGAACATGTACAGAGAATCACTGATATTAAAAGCAGAAAAAAGTAAAGGAAAAATAGTAAGAGAAAATAGTAAGAGAAAAAAGTAAGAGAAAAAGAAAGAGAAATAAGTAAGAGGGAAAGAAAAACCTTGTAAGGTTAAAAATTTCCCCGCACCTTCTTTATCGAATATTTTTTTCCTTAATTTTTCCTTAATTTTTTCTTTAATTTCTGCATGGCTGCCGGAAACGGAAAATTTCAACGTGATCCGGCTTCCAAGAACAATTGGAGAGATGCCAAGAACTGATGACGTTTTTTAGATGATTTTCTCCGAGCGGTCAATGTAATACTGGGCAAGTTCCCTGCCCCATTCCAGAGCACTCGGGGTGAAACTCATGATCTTTCTGTGGTCAAACTCGCCATCTTTTCCAAAGAGCTTCAATAACATGAAGTTGTCCGAAACCATGAAGGAAGAAGGCCTTACCTTACCGGAGTAAATGTAAAGAGAAACCCCGTTTTTCAAGCAGGTATTATATTCGTCTTCAAAGTCGTTTTTCATTCTGTTATAGACCTTTTCATCAAGGATAAGATGTACATCAGCCCCGTCCTCTGCACATTCTGCCTGAATTGCAGGGCAATCGGGGCAGAAATAAGAATAAAAGGACGTAAGGTTTTTAGAACTGGAAAGCCTTTCCCGCAATTGCTTTGGGAATTCAAAGAGATGGTCCAGATCAGGCTCTTCCAGAGTACATTTCCCAAGCATGTCTATCTTCTGTATCAGGTGCCTCGGGATCGGGGATCGGTCATGTTTTGACCAGTAGTCCTTATTCCCGTCAAAAACATCCAGAAGAGAAGTGAGAGGGAGCATCTTTTCAACGATAACCTCTCCGATATCCGAGAGTTCGTAGGCACTTCCTTTCTGCACGATTATATCCATATCCTTCAGTTTTTTTATCTGTGGCATCACCGCACACGCCTTTACATTAAGAGTATCCTTGATCTCATCAATGTACATCGGCCCATTAGCTAACTGAATAAGGAGATTCTTTCTTTTTTCAGAGAAGAAAATCAAGTCTATAAGGGAACTCATGTTTATCAGCTTCCAACCATACATCTTTTATGTTAAGACGAACTACCGTTTTCCGGAGTTTTACCCAAAAACCCGCCTCGTCCTCCGGGAAGGATAGCTTTAACATTTAGCCAAGAGCATTAATGGATAAATCCAGTGTATTTTACCAGGATTCACTATACCGACCTGGAAATAAAGGGTTTTGAAACCAGCTCTTGTGATAGTACCTCTACATTAAAGAACGGTTCTCGACACATTCTTAACATGAAATAGAATCTAAAAGTGAAAAACTTCTTTAGATCAAAGCCATATTAATTATATTACAAGTATTATATTTAAATTTTGATTCTGATCAGTATAATAAAAACTATTGATATTATATTTAAATTATCATAATACGCGAGAAATCAAAAGATATAAAACGAAAGTCAGAGATATTTTGCAGTTTTCGTATACTGAGAAACAAAATGCCTGTTTTGACACTGAATAACATAAATGCAATGGGATCAAAAGGGCGGATCAACGGGCTGATAGATGACCAATGGACAGAGAGATGACCGTAACTTTTCAACCCGCGATTCTTCGATCAATACCCTCAAATTTTCAATGCCCTTTATTTTTACATCCCCCATCAAAATTTGGCAGGTCCTATTTTTCCAGAGATTGGGAGTTTTCCAACCCCCGAATAAAAACCTCATACTTGCAAAAAGGTCGGGAACACAAAAGCTAAAGAAACAACAAATTTCCCCCTGGTTCTAAAACTAGAAGTCTAGTAAAAATCCATTCAGTGCGAAATATAAAGAAAACTATATTTTTCTGGGAGGAAAAAAATTGCCCCTGAATTAAAAAACATCATCGGTTAAGCTATATATCATAGAGTCAATCTGTCAATAATGACCATTTAAGCCTGAAAGGAAAAACCTGTACTGGATTCAGGTAAAAAATCCCAGTTTGTACCGCGGCTGAAGATGCTGATTTCCGGGAAAAAAAATCGTTTTTTAGGAAAATGGTCATTTTGTGGATTAAGGAGTATATTAGTGGATTTAGAGAATTGACGGGCTGTGGAACCCGTTAAGGATCTAAGCAAAAGCAGATAGAGATCCGGAAAAACAGGCAGAAAACCGGTTGTCCGGGTTCTAACAAAAAAGGAGATTTTTTATGGCAAAAGAAGATATTCTGAATGTTTTAGCTGATGCTGTCGTTGATGGTGACGACGAACTTGCAGAAGAATTCGCACAAAAAGCCCTTGACGAGGAGCTCGACGCATACGAAGCAATCGTTGACGGCCTTGCAAGAGGCATGAAGATCATCAGTGATATGTACGAAAGAGGAGAGGCCTTTGTCCCCAGCCTTCTGCTCGCAGCAGACGCTATGTATGCCGGGATGGACATCCTCACACCATACATGAAAGTGGACGGAACTTCAGCCCCCAAGAATGTCATTATCGGTACTGTCGAGGGTGACGTACATGACATCGGAAAGAACCTCGTTAAGACCATGATGACCGCTGCCGGCTTCAACATGATCGACCTTGGCTGTGACGTACCCCTTGACAAGTTCGCAGAAACTGCAAAGGAAAAGAAAGCTGCAGCCATCTCGATGAGCACACTTATGACCACAACAATGGGCGGCATGGAAACTGTTATTGAACAGCTCCAGGAAGAAGGAATCAGAGACTCCCTAATTGTAATGGTCGGTGGTGCACCTATATCTCAGGCATTCGCAGACAGTGTCGGCGCAGACGGCACGGCCCTCGATGCAAGCGCAGCAGTCGATACTCTTAGCTCCCTTGTAAGCGAGCTACCTTCGGATTCCTGGAGCGACTCTGCAATTGCAACAAGCAAGATGAAGTACAAGGAAACTCTCGCACAGAAAAGCGGCAAGGAAAAGGTAGACATCGGCAGAGTAA
This genomic interval carries:
- a CDS encoding GTP-binding protein, which encodes MEVIVVGGFLGSGKTTTIINMGKYLAEKGKKVAIIVNEIGEVGIDGDVINRFGFDTKEITSGCICCTLKVGLRTTMNLLTKEYKPDIVMIEPTGIAFPNVIRTEVELMNLGEDVKVAPLVTLIDGSRFKNLMKEVKEFAMRQIIDAEILGINKVDLIEPIRIPILEASVQQLNPKARVVLLSGKDTGERFKNFMQLVLPEIKENQEKTQVTTQKEKPVPSEIQETEDSIKASGVGSYAAEFEIKDGGNLSTEASRELTTELMNTIKEKVLELNPEFLGHIKLFLDNGMETVKQSVTIYYEEPQEEIIKSKEGSTPTFKILSAVSNVEKEALKDAVNSSVHETFEKKGIDVHKVENGHDHEHEHHEHEHHGHEHHEHVQRITDIKSRKK
- a CDS encoding helix-turn-helix transcriptional regulator, with product MYIDEIKDTLNVKACAVMPQIKKLKDMDIIVQKGSAYELSDIGEVIVEKMLPLTSLLDVFDGNKDYWSKHDRSPIPRHLIQKIDMLGKCTLEEPDLDHLFEFPKQLRERLSSSKNLTSFYSYFCPDCPAIQAECAEDGADVHLILDEKVYNRMKNDFEDEYNTCLKNGVSLYIYSGKVRPSSFMVSDNFMLLKLFGKDGEFDHRKIMSFTPSALEWGRELAQYYIDRSEKII